In Gossypium hirsutum isolate 1008001.06 chromosome D06, Gossypium_hirsutum_v2.1, whole genome shotgun sequence, one genomic interval encodes:
- the LOC107901855 gene encoding pyrophosphate--fructose 6-phosphate 1-phosphotransferase subunit alpha isoform X1: MDSLDTLGSSKCRKEERTPMHFPTLSGWIINHEESDNINNVMDELYREAGTTLLEEPDSSMELMDTHREDEDHIRKIKEFQDYLQMVKITIKPGCSEEVLKVALNSMSSLLGILAFMSYPKHRSSL; this comes from the exons ATGGATTCGCTTGATACGCTTGGTTCTTCTA AATGCCGCAAAGAAGAAAGAACCCCAATGCATTTTCCTACTTTATCTGGCTGGATTATAAATCATg AAGAATCAGATAACATAAACAATGTAATGGATGAGCTCTATCGAGAAGCAGGAACCACATTGTTGGAAGAACCAGATTCCAGTATGGAGCTTATGGATACGCACAGAGAGGATGAAGATCACATTAGAAAGATAAAGGAATTTCAGGATTACCTTCAaatg GTGAAGATAACGATTAAACCAGGTTGTTCAGAAGAAGTGTTAAAGGTGGCATTGAATTCCATGTCCTCGCTACTAGGCATACTTGCTTTCATGTCATATCCAAAACACCGTTCCTCACTGTGA
- the LOC107901855 gene encoding pyrophosphate--fructose 6-phosphate 1-phosphotransferase subunit alpha isoform X2, with protein sequence MDSLDTLGSSKESDNINNVMDELYREAGTTLLEEPDSSMELMDTHREDEDHIRKIKEFQDYLQMVKITIKPGCSEEVLKVALNSMSSLLGILAFMSYPKHRSSL encoded by the exons ATGGATTCGCTTGATACGCTTGGTTCTTCTA AAGAATCAGATAACATAAACAATGTAATGGATGAGCTCTATCGAGAAGCAGGAACCACATTGTTGGAAGAACCAGATTCCAGTATGGAGCTTATGGATACGCACAGAGAGGATGAAGATCACATTAGAAAGATAAAGGAATTTCAGGATTACCTTCAaatg GTGAAGATAACGATTAAACCAGGTTGTTCAGAAGAAGTGTTAAAGGTGGCATTGAATTCCATGTCCTCGCTACTAGGCATACTTGCTTTCATGTCATATCCAAAACACCGTTCCTCACTGTGA